TCTTGCTTGCAGAGAACGATCCCCGTCGGATTCCTTGGCTTCTCTTTTGGCTTCGGAAGGAGTCATCTTTAAGGATTCTTCATATTCGTATCTTTGATACAAATAATCCACGACGCTGATCGCGAGAAGAATGATTCCCACGACGAGGAAGATCTTAAAGGAAGTGCTCATGATAAGAGCCACCGCTTGTTCGAGTCCCATCTCTCCCGAAAGAAGGATCGGGAAGAAATCTCGACTGATGATGATATAAGAAACCCAACCGATGAGTCCGACCTTCGCGAGCGATTTCCCCAAGTTGAAGAGCGTCTGACGTGTCGGGAGGACTTTCTTAAAATTGGGAGCCACTCGACTAAAATTAAAACTCAGAGCGCGGGGTGCGAACATGAATCCCACTTGAGCGACGTTTCCTATGACGGCTCCGACCAAAGTGATTCCGAGAAGGGGCCAGAGAAGAGTAAAGAGATCCGTGGACGCATTCTTCAAGAGTTCCGTTACGGATTCGGAGCTGATATCGGTGCGTTGTCCGACACCGTGAATGTATTTGCGAAGAATATAAAACGTTCTCATGAAGAAGTATTCTCCCATGAGATAAACAAGAACCACACCCGCGAGAAGAACAACCGCGGCCGGGAGTTCCGGTGATTTGGGAACGTTTCCTTTTTCGCGTTCCTCTCTTCTCCTTCGTTCCGATCCGGGTTCGGTTCGACCCTCGTCTTCCGCCGCAAAGAGCTGGAGGTCGATTTTAAAATCGGACACGTTAGACGAAATAGGAATGGGTTCGTAAAATCGAAAGAAGGCCCCCGCTTCGATTCGAAAAAAATCAAGAATGGAAAGAAATATTTTTAGGAGCATGTGGGAACTCCTACAAGATCGGGGAGGAAGAATTCTTCTTGAAAAAAGGGGTTTTCTGTGATAGAGAAAAATCTCCCGATTCTTCCCACCGCCTCACCCCACCACCCAAGATTAGGGCGGGGTGCGAACGTTTCACGGAAAAAGTCGGAACTACGACAGATCTCCCCTGCTTTTCGAAAAGATTTTTCTTTAGAATGAAATGTTACGGTCGGAATTCCTACGACGCCTCTGAGAGAAATTTT
This window of the Leptospira stimsonii genome carries:
- a CDS encoding EscU/YscU/HrcU family type III secretion system export apparatus switch protein, translating into MLLKIFLSILDFFRIEAGAFFRFYEPIPISSNVSDFKIDLQLFAAEDEGRTEPGSERRRREEREKGNVPKSPELPAAVVLLAGVVLVYLMGEYFFMRTFYILRKYIHGVGQRTDISSESVTELLKNASTDLFTLLWPLLGITLVGAVIGNVAQVGFMFAPRALSFNFSRVAPNFKKVLPTRQTLFNLGKSLAKVGLIGWVSYIIISRDFFPILLSGEMGLEQAVALIMSTSFKIFLVVGIILLAISVVDYLYQRYEYEESLKMTPSEAKREAKESDGDRSLQARRRQLARDMMNKRKMLAKVPEADVVITNPTHFAVALEYKPGIHKAPIVVAKGVDDFALLIIRIARENGVPTIEDRLQARGLYEEVELGAEVPQQFYRAIATILSRLESFRRAV